From a region of the Bdellovibrio bacteriovorus genome:
- a CDS encoding TIGR01777 family oxidoreductase encodes MRILMTGATGLIGKELGKVLAEKGHEIVVISRSLSKARENLPFPCEVVVGDLMDGPVKDAKLLHIDSVINLMGEPVVEGRWSEEKKRRIYNSRVQGTRHLIQSIPESTRTFISSSAIGYYGDCGDEILTEERTAGSDFLARVTVAWEAESEKAPGRKVFIRTGIVLSQQGGALEQMMFPFRAGVGGVLGSGKHYMSWIHLQDIVGLYVFALENTQVSGPLNGVAPVPVSNRELSEVLASKLGKKLGPSVPTAALKVLFGEVATVMLSSMRGSTEKSESLGYKFQYRTVDQALEEICEPYRTGEDIFYSEQFLPEPPEKIFHFFQDAYNLEQITPPTLNFHIENISTPEVQQGTLIDYKLKIRGVPVKWRTEIDEWQPPHRFVDRQLKGPYRMWHHTHQFRPFCGGTLMIDRVRYRLPMGHLGWLVAGKWIRKDVENIFAFRKRFISTLEIPKKG; translated from the coding sequence ATGCGCATTCTGATGACGGGGGCTACAGGCCTTATCGGTAAAGAATTAGGAAAAGTCTTGGCAGAAAAAGGTCACGAAATTGTTGTGATCAGTCGCAGTTTAAGCAAAGCGCGTGAAAATTTGCCTTTTCCTTGCGAGGTCGTTGTCGGCGATTTGATGGACGGCCCGGTTAAGGACGCAAAACTTTTGCACATCGACTCGGTCATCAATCTGATGGGGGAGCCCGTCGTCGAGGGGCGATGGTCTGAAGAAAAAAAACGCAGGATCTACAACTCCCGTGTTCAAGGAACTCGTCACCTGATTCAAAGTATTCCTGAATCCACTCGAACTTTTATTTCAAGTTCGGCGATTGGATATTACGGGGATTGTGGTGATGAGATTCTGACTGAAGAACGTACAGCAGGAAGTGATTTCTTAGCACGCGTTACCGTGGCGTGGGAGGCGGAATCAGAGAAAGCTCCAGGGCGAAAAGTTTTTATTCGCACGGGTATTGTTCTTTCGCAACAAGGTGGAGCTTTGGAACAAATGATGTTCCCTTTCCGTGCCGGTGTTGGGGGCGTCCTAGGTTCGGGAAAACACTATATGAGTTGGATCCATCTTCAAGACATCGTGGGCCTCTACGTTTTTGCATTAGAAAATACACAAGTAAGCGGCCCGCTTAATGGCGTAGCGCCGGTGCCGGTCTCTAATCGCGAGCTTTCAGAGGTGCTTGCAAGTAAATTAGGAAAAAAATTGGGACCGTCGGTGCCTACAGCGGCGCTCAAAGTTCTTTTCGGAGAAGTTGCGACCGTGATGCTTTCTTCGATGCGTGGATCGACTGAAAAAAGTGAGTCTTTGGGATATAAGTTTCAATACCGGACTGTTGATCAAGCTCTTGAGGAAATCTGCGAACCTTACCGAACAGGCGAAGATATATTTTATTCTGAACAGTTTCTTCCAGAACCTCCGGAAAAGATTTTTCATTTTTTCCAGGACGCGTACAATTTAGAGCAAATCACACCGCCGACGTTGAATTTTCATATCGAGAATATTTCAACTCCCGAAGTCCAGCAGGGCACTTTGATCGATTATAAGCTTAAAATTCGCGGTGTGCCGGTGAAATGGCGGACAGAGATCGACGAATGGCAACCACCTCATCGTTTTGTCGACAGACAACTTAAAGGGCCTTATCGTATGTGGCACCACACGCATCAATTCCGTCCGTTTTGTGGTGGCACTTTGATGATTGATCGCGTCCGCTACCGCTTGCCAATGGGACACTTAGGATGGTTGGTCGCCGGGAAATGGATTCGTAAGGACGTAGAGAACATCTTTGCATTTCGAAAACGCTTCATTTCCACTCTGGAAATTCCTAAGAAGGGCTGA
- a CDS encoding GNAT family N-acetyltransferase has product MSTTQVFKTFACATAENFQVSLESAGGTVSSGAQNWNFKLDQTEQTKVLALDSKITLTGALATLEALFGLDPACQKISLPAGPSELKNLLGAKADSFEVERTDFFQLRPLWVHNGLENVTPERWTETKEVKHPIRPRIQEGQVLYQRSIPGIDKVLRFRVADIEKDLDIFHEWHNQPRVLKFWELDKPKEELRDYLKKGLQDPHQFPVILEFDETPIGYFEMYWTKEDRLGPYYDSEAFDRGFHFLIGNIEVLGFKNTDAILKAVCHYLFLEEPRTRKIMAEPRSDNTNVLKYLETFKAWRKVKEFDFPHKRAALLECKRELFFGNNYL; this is encoded by the coding sequence ATGAGCACGACACAAGTATTTAAAACCTTTGCCTGCGCTACGGCCGAAAACTTCCAAGTCTCTTTAGAATCGGCTGGCGGCACCGTGAGCTCTGGTGCGCAAAACTGGAATTTTAAACTCGATCAAACGGAACAAACAAAGGTCCTAGCTTTAGATAGCAAGATCACTTTAACAGGAGCCTTAGCGACTTTAGAGGCGCTTTTTGGTTTGGACCCGGCTTGCCAAAAAATCTCTTTACCGGCAGGCCCTTCAGAACTTAAAAATCTTTTGGGCGCGAAAGCGGACTCTTTCGAAGTCGAACGCACTGATTTTTTCCAGCTTCGTCCTTTATGGGTTCATAACGGTCTTGAGAATGTGACTCCGGAGCGCTGGACTGAAACTAAAGAAGTGAAGCATCCCATTCGCCCACGCATTCAAGAAGGCCAAGTGCTTTACCAAAGAAGCATTCCGGGTATCGACAAAGTGTTGCGCTTCAGAGTGGCTGACATTGAAAAAGACCTGGATATTTTCCACGAGTGGCACAATCAGCCCCGCGTACTGAAATTCTGGGAGCTTGATAAGCCGAAAGAAGAATTGCGTGATTACTTGAAAAAAGGCCTTCAAGATCCGCATCAATTCCCCGTGATCTTGGAATTTGATGAAACACCCATTGGCTATTTCGAAATGTATTGGACGAAGGAAGACCGTTTGGGGCCTTACTACGACTCTGAGGCTTTTGATCGCGGCTTCCACTTTCTGATCGGAAACATCGAAGTTTTGGGTTTCAAAAACACAGACGCGATTTTAAAAGCCGTTTGTCACTATCTTTTCCTTGAAGAACCTCGCACTCGTAAGATCATGGCGGAACCTCGCTCTGATAATACAAATGTGTTGAAGTATCTTGAAACATTTAAGGCATGGAGAAAAGTTAAGGAATTTGACTTCCCTCATAAGCGCGCGGCCTTGCTTGAATGTAAGCGCGAACTTTTCTTTGGGAATAACTACCTATGA
- a CDS encoding IucA/IucC family protein, which yields MSNFQNLALKHTISCFFNSLFREYQNYSFEDVRLERAKVAIAVEVPQKGSVLIPLTKKSLLGRHEYQGDFYLKSANAIESLSFDATVDLLLELLCQHWNEPSEKKRIFVERLKNSLHNMELSLKARHQDLQNLYSQKISFAQAEQGLMIGHNFHPYPKMREGFDDKDFEIYSPEMAGHFGLHWFFAKPEIVHLQKAASFATEEWTKVLFNSDVKKSIPEGMIPFPVHPWQAQHLLKNQDVQSYLKSGALVDASLTTPNTWYPTSSLRSVYSRQSPYMLKFSLTLRLTNSIRHLTDVEVVRGLQVYDVMNTAAGQQFRKEHPQFEIIFEPAFAALKNTDGGIISESIVVCRENPFQKEEAFEENIVVSTLAQDNPLGGETLIWQKVEEYAALAKTSLAEASEKWFEQYLKVALKPFVVAQSQYGVLLGAHQQNMILQIKDGLPVKAYFRDCQGTGYSEHGYQLFHQDVASLTRENGNVLDNKGNILFAYYLLVNSTWNVMAALSHQKGVSEERLLEMLNEFMTSMNKASLPDSSFLDYVLKEARIYQKGNFICSLQNLNENTAANPLAIYNLIDNPLATKKTETVL from the coding sequence ATGTCTAACTTCCAAAACTTGGCTTTAAAACACACGATTTCCTGTTTCTTTAATTCTCTATTCAGGGAATACCAGAATTATTCTTTCGAGGACGTCCGTCTTGAAAGAGCTAAGGTCGCCATTGCCGTTGAAGTTCCGCAAAAAGGATCCGTCCTTATTCCACTGACGAAGAAGTCACTGTTAGGTCGACACGAATACCAAGGTGATTTTTATTTAAAATCTGCGAACGCCATTGAGAGCTTGAGCTTTGATGCGACAGTAGATCTTTTATTGGAACTTCTATGTCAGCATTGGAATGAGCCTTCAGAAAAGAAAAGAATTTTTGTCGAACGCTTGAAAAATAGTCTGCATAACATGGAGCTTTCTTTAAAAGCACGCCATCAAGATCTTCAAAATCTTTACAGTCAAAAAATTTCTTTTGCACAAGCGGAGCAGGGATTGATGATTGGCCACAACTTTCATCCGTATCCTAAAATGCGCGAAGGTTTTGATGATAAAGACTTTGAAATCTACTCTCCAGAAATGGCTGGGCATTTCGGTCTGCACTGGTTCTTTGCCAAACCAGAAATTGTACATCTGCAAAAAGCAGCTTCTTTTGCCACAGAGGAGTGGACGAAAGTTCTTTTTAATTCTGATGTGAAGAAATCTATTCCAGAAGGAATGATTCCATTTCCCGTGCATCCTTGGCAAGCCCAGCATCTGTTAAAGAACCAAGACGTGCAGAGCTACCTGAAATCCGGAGCCCTCGTGGACGCCAGTTTAACGACGCCAAACACCTGGTATCCAACGTCGTCTTTGCGTTCGGTGTATTCTCGGCAAAGTCCTTATATGTTGAAGTTTTCTTTGACCTTAAGACTTACAAACTCCATTCGACATCTTACAGATGTGGAGGTTGTTCGAGGTCTGCAAGTTTATGATGTCATGAACACGGCGGCGGGCCAACAGTTCCGCAAAGAACACCCGCAGTTTGAAATTATCTTTGAACCGGCTTTTGCGGCTCTCAAAAATACTGATGGCGGCATTATTTCTGAAAGCATTGTGGTTTGCCGCGAAAATCCGTTTCAAAAAGAAGAAGCGTTCGAGGAGAATATTGTTGTTTCCACTTTGGCTCAAGACAACCCGCTGGGCGGTGAAACTTTGATCTGGCAAAAGGTTGAAGAATACGCGGCGCTGGCAAAGACATCATTAGCAGAGGCCAGTGAGAAGTGGTTCGAACAATATCTTAAAGTTGCTCTAAAGCCTTTTGTTGTTGCGCAGTCTCAGTACGGCGTTTTGTTGGGCGCCCATCAACAGAACATGATTTTACAAATCAAAGACGGCTTACCCGTAAAGGCTTACTTCCGTGACTGTCAGGGAACGGGATACAGTGAGCATGGCTATCAGCTTTTCCACCAAGATGTGGCTTCTTTAACGCGTGAAAATGGGAATGTTCTTGATAACAAAGGAAATATTCTTTTTGCTTATTACCTTTTAGTGAACTCGACCTGGAATGTGATGGCTGCTTTATCGCATCAAAAGGGTGTGAGTGAAGAGCGTCTGTTAGAAATGCTGAATGAGTTTATGACAAGCATGAATAAGGCCTCTTTGCCGGACTCAAGCTTTTTGGATTATGTCCTTAAAGAAGCCCGTATCTATCAAAAGGGCAACTTCATTTGCAGCCTGCAGAATTTGAATGAAAACACGGCTGCCAATCCTTTAGCGATTTATAATTTAATTGATAATCCTCTTGCGACAAAGAAAACGGAGACCGTTCTATGA
- a CDS encoding PepSY-associated TM helix domain-containing protein — translation MKSRLFKLFYKIHIYAGFFVAIHLFVFITTGAVLLFKDEIEGGESHAEHHEAVTLPSLDAHFQKILARYPSDRPLAFNIEESDPDVAQIRMGLNGSKMFRESRRVYFNIHTGEEVAAPQKTSSLMDFILRLHRELLMGSNGKIYVGFVGLLYAFVLISGFFIYGNFAKKTQFGEVRQNTSRTFNSDLHRFLGMSIFAWGLMIALTGLLLGVSSTLIKVFQYSELQKLTAQYPEAPEAPYASLDLVLSEAQKALPGTSFDYLAFPNSQFSPPGHFLVLMHGNTAWTERLVELVVVDAVSGKLTEVRSLPWYLKAAMLSEPLHFGNYGGLFLKIVWLILSVISLFLPISGLYIWWDRRRKKSQVSSASAKSSLSIGRGDFFKRPYLMPTIIAMASVTAVVGSFLTTGIVNTLLALFLALPAYFVLHLFVRWLRKGSV, via the coding sequence GTGAAAAGTCGCTTATTTAAACTCTTCTATAAAATTCATATCTATGCCGGCTTTTTTGTCGCTATTCACTTATTCGTGTTTATCACCACGGGTGCGGTTCTTTTATTCAAAGATGAAATTGAAGGTGGGGAGTCTCACGCTGAACATCATGAAGCGGTGACTTTACCCTCACTGGATGCCCACTTCCAAAAAATCTTGGCTCGCTATCCTTCGGATCGACCTTTGGCCTTCAATATCGAAGAGTCTGATCCCGATGTAGCGCAAATACGCATGGGACTTAACGGCTCGAAAATGTTTCGTGAGTCTCGTCGCGTGTATTTCAATATTCACACAGGTGAAGAAGTCGCGGCCCCGCAAAAGACCAGCTCTTTGATGGATTTTATTTTACGCCTTCATCGCGAGCTTCTTATGGGGTCTAACGGCAAAATCTATGTCGGTTTTGTTGGGCTTCTTTATGCCTTTGTTCTGATCTCTGGATTTTTTATTTATGGAAACTTTGCCAAAAAAACTCAATTTGGAGAAGTTCGACAAAACACGTCTCGCACTTTCAATAGTGATCTTCATCGCTTTTTAGGAATGAGTATTTTTGCCTGGGGATTGATGATTGCACTGACAGGTCTTCTTTTAGGAGTGTCTTCGACTCTTATCAAAGTTTTTCAGTACAGCGAGTTGCAAAAACTCACGGCTCAGTATCCTGAAGCCCCGGAGGCGCCTTACGCTTCGCTAGATCTTGTTTTATCCGAGGCTCAAAAAGCTCTTCCTGGTACAAGCTTTGATTATCTAGCATTTCCGAATTCGCAGTTTTCTCCACCAGGGCACTTCTTGGTTTTGATGCATGGAAATACCGCCTGGACGGAGCGTTTAGTTGAGCTTGTTGTTGTCGATGCCGTTTCTGGAAAACTGACAGAAGTGCGTTCCCTGCCATGGTACTTAAAAGCAGCGATGCTTTCAGAACCACTGCATTTTGGTAATTATGGCGGTCTGTTTTTAAAAATCGTTTGGTTGATCCTTTCCGTGATTTCTTTGTTCTTACCGATCTCAGGCCTTTATATCTGGTGGGATCGCCGCAGAAAGAAGTCGCAAGTCAGCTCTGCTTCAGCGAAATCTTCATTGAGTATCGGAAGGGGCGATTTCTTTAAGCGTCCTTATCTGATGCCGACAATCATCGCTATGGCTTCAGTGACTGCGGTGGTGGGAAGTTTCTTAACGACTGGTATTGTGAATACGCTCTTGGCATTATTCTTAGCCTTACCGGCTTACTTTGTTCTTCATTTGTTCGTGCGCTGGCTTCGTAAAGGATCGGTATGA
- a CDS encoding IucA/IucC family protein — MMSVTDWKKINLQMIAKSLQELTYEQVLSPVAAEVRDESSVGRYQLKLASGITYSFHAWRGVWTDLKVQAASIRRNGEEAESAGQFFIDIQKETGMDDIILGNFLEEMHNTLYADLHILQRNRSFSLEQITEMSGEAVQTVLKGHPKILLNKGRIGWSADDQDQFGPEFQKPIQFAWLAVDKSLCLAGIDKSLEGDALLNECIQELNAFKVELAKKSLQEKDFYFVPVHPWQWERYIKIQFAEYLHAGKAYYLGTWGDKYIPQISLRTFSNISRPEKLDVKLPITILNTSAIRGIPGKYMKQGPALSHALSELCRCDNQLSSVTVLEEKAGISVSHPLYKQVGQAPYRYNEFLGVLWRQSSSSHLKDGEKALIAGSLFHVDESGRSLIGAYIQNSGLSICEWLKAYFKSVFIPLYHLQVQHGVGLVAHGQNVVVRMKNHTPVGLFLKDFQGDLRLSQDSEALSGFDLTRLPKHYLIHDLLTGHLVTVLRFISETLQECDKYHEDKFYAVLGQCLQDYLQKNPTLVSSKDFKSVDLLQEKFHRVLVNKVRFKIGYADSAERPLPILGDDLVNPIAQALKKVSL, encoded by the coding sequence ATGATGTCCGTGACCGACTGGAAAAAAATCAATTTGCAAATGATCGCAAAAAGTTTGCAAGAATTGACCTATGAACAGGTTCTGAGCCCTGTGGCAGCAGAGGTGCGTGATGAATCCTCCGTCGGTCGGTATCAATTAAAACTTGCTTCTGGTATCACTTACAGCTTTCACGCCTGGCGTGGTGTTTGGACCGATTTGAAAGTTCAAGCCGCGAGCATCCGTCGCAACGGTGAAGAAGCGGAAAGTGCGGGACAGTTTTTCATTGATATACAAAAAGAAACCGGAATGGATGACATCATCCTAGGAAATTTCTTGGAAGAAATGCATAACACGCTTTATGCCGACCTTCACATTCTGCAAAGAAACCGTAGTTTCAGTTTAGAACAAATCACTGAAATGAGTGGAGAAGCCGTGCAAACTGTTCTTAAAGGTCACCCAAAGATCTTGCTGAATAAGGGGCGCATCGGCTGGAGTGCTGACGATCAAGATCAGTTTGGACCCGAATTTCAAAAGCCTATTCAGTTTGCTTGGCTTGCGGTGGATAAATCTTTGTGTCTTGCCGGGATCGATAAAAGCTTAGAGGGTGACGCCCTTTTGAATGAATGCATTCAAGAATTAAATGCATTCAAGGTGGAACTTGCTAAAAAGTCGCTCCAAGAAAAGGATTTCTATTTCGTGCCGGTTCATCCTTGGCAGTGGGAACGTTACATAAAAATTCAGTTCGCCGAATATCTGCACGCAGGGAAGGCGTATTATTTAGGAACCTGGGGCGACAAGTATATCCCCCAGATCAGTCTTCGCACCTTCTCAAATATTTCACGTCCTGAAAAATTAGACGTCAAACTGCCGATAACCATCTTAAATACATCAGCGATTCGCGGGATTCCCGGTAAGTACATGAAGCAGGGGCCCGCACTCAGCCACGCTTTGAGTGAACTTTGCCGTTGCGATAATCAATTGAGCTCAGTCACCGTCTTAGAGGAAAAAGCAGGCATCTCTGTCTCGCATCCCCTTTATAAACAGGTAGGACAAGCTCCTTATCGCTACAACGAGTTCTTAGGTGTTTTGTGGCGCCAAAGCTCTTCCTCACACTTAAAGGACGGTGAGAAAGCCTTAATCGCGGGCAGTCTGTTCCACGTGGATGAAAGCGGCCGTTCCTTGATAGGCGCTTACATCCAAAATTCGGGTTTAAGCATCTGCGAATGGCTTAAGGCCTATTTTAAGAGTGTGTTCATTCCACTTTACCATCTTCAAGTTCAACACGGGGTGGGGTTGGTGGCTCACGGTCAGAACGTCGTTGTGCGTATGAAAAATCACACGCCTGTAGGTCTTTTCTTAAAAGATTTTCAGGGTGATTTGAGATTGAGCCAGGATTCCGAGGCGCTTTCTGGATTTGATCTAACTCGTTTACCGAAGCACTATTTGATCCATGATCTTTTGACTGGTCATTTAGTCACGGTCTTACGATTTATCTCCGAAACTTTGCAAGAATGCGATAAATATCACGAGGACAAATTTTACGCAGTTCTCGGACAATGTTTGCAAGACTATTTGCAGAAAAATCCTACGCTCGTGAGCTCGAAAGACTTTAAGAGCGTAGATCTTTTGCAGGAAAAGTTTCACCGCGTGCTGGTGAATAAGGTGCGATTTAAGATCGGTTATGCGGATTCTGCCGAGCGTCCGCTGCCGATACTGGGTGATGATTTAGTAAATCCGATAGCCCAGGCGTTGAAAAAGGTGAGTTTATGA
- a CDS encoding MFS transporter: protein MNLRSLLGHFNSATFSAIQMMTFTFIPLMSEKGGLSVSSVILSFSFGSFLFLWSSPFWASQSDRHGRMKILAVGMLGLFVSSGLILYLLAYPGSVLQNEVLMWGSRLLYGLTASATVPVAQALQIDLHPEQTALKSMLSNSMSLNIGRALGPLTLLLGGASNMLGILQLATLWSLILLILNLVGIRHSPPTRTVASEQSLFKSWWSDVVRVQDVVILALLFTSYIGILNFSLASLLKKTFELTSADSSVLMAQVLLGSAILAVVTQAIGKMLFKNPWQGAMVLGAFSLLLGSLVLQYMANKTELGIAIIFLSVGISLIPPCYLALMAARGSQDHFGRRAGLAAAANTIGYAVGGAIASFTFKINLISIEMVMTLVSVLMIACIALLYKNRNREAKYV from the coding sequence ATGAATTTAAGAAGCTTGCTAGGACACTTCAATAGCGCGACTTTCAGCGCGATTCAGATGATGACCTTTACCTTCATCCCCCTGATGTCGGAAAAGGGGGGATTGAGTGTCTCTTCCGTGATCTTAAGTTTTAGCTTCGGCTCGTTTCTTTTTTTGTGGTCCAGTCCTTTCTGGGCGTCACAGAGTGATCGACATGGTCGCATGAAAATACTGGCTGTGGGAATGTTGGGCCTATTTGTTTCGTCAGGTTTAATTTTGTACCTTCTTGCCTATCCGGGCTCTGTTTTACAAAACGAAGTTTTAATGTGGGGCAGTCGCTTGCTCTATGGACTTACGGCCTCTGCTACGGTGCCGGTTGCGCAAGCCTTGCAAATTGATCTTCATCCGGAGCAGACCGCTTTAAAATCCATGCTTAGCAACTCGATGAGTTTAAATATCGGGCGTGCACTGGGCCCATTAACTTTGTTGTTGGGGGGAGCAAGCAATATGCTAGGCATCCTGCAACTTGCAACACTGTGGTCTTTAATTCTTTTAATTCTGAACTTGGTAGGGATAAGGCATTCTCCGCCAACTCGTACGGTGGCTTCTGAGCAAAGTCTGTTCAAAAGCTGGTGGTCGGATGTTGTGCGTGTTCAGGATGTGGTTATCTTAGCTCTGCTTTTCACAAGTTATATTGGCATTTTGAACTTTTCTTTGGCATCTCTTTTAAAGAAAACCTTCGAACTGACCAGTGCGGATTCAAGTGTTCTGATGGCTCAAGTTTTATTGGGAAGTGCCATTCTTGCTGTTGTCACTCAAGCAATTGGAAAAATGCTTTTCAAAAATCCTTGGCAAGGTGCCATGGTTTTGGGGGCGTTCAGTCTTTTGTTAGGAAGTCTTGTTTTACAATACATGGCAAATAAGACTGAGCTTGGAATTGCAATCATCTTTTTGTCTGTGGGGATTTCTCTTATACCACCTTGTTATCTGGCTCTCATGGCAGCGCGGGGCTCTCAAGATCATTTCGGCCGCAGAGCCGGGCTGGCGGCGGCGGCAAACACGATCGGTTATGCTGTGGGAGGCGCTATTGCTTCTTTCACATTTAAGATAAATCTGATCAGTATTGAAATGGTCATGACACTTGTTTCTGTTCTTATGATCGCGTGTATTGCGTTGTTATATAAAAATAGAAATCGCGAGGCGAAGTATGTCTAA
- a CDS encoding cryptochrome/photolyase family protein, with product MANVTIFWFRRDLRLHDNAGLYAALKEKRENVLPLFIFDTEILGKLKDRRDARVTFIHQTITEIKKALNEKGSDLLVRHGKPLDVLKQLTQEKDVTAIYTNHDYEPAARERDEKVSHWAAQQNIDFKTFKDQTLFEKDEILTDAKKPYTVFTPYKKKVLSRLTDFYLKSYPNKKYEKAYLKSSRPEKMPSLMDIGFEKSNLDFPPATVSTKIIKEYAKTRDFPALENGTTRLGLHLRFGTVSIRELARIGKKHSEVWLSELIWRDFFMQILWHFPLVEKQSFRPEYDRIEWRKSKRDFERWCEGKTGYPLVDAGMRQLNATGYMHNRVRMVTASFLCKHLLTYWYEGERYFAEKLLDYDLAANNGNWQWAAGTGCDAAPYFRIFNPEAQAKKFDPDEEYIKKWVPELGTDKYPEPMIDHAEARGRCLQTYTKALRK from the coding sequence ATGGCAAATGTGACGATCTTCTGGTTCCGCCGTGATTTACGACTCCATGATAACGCGGGACTTTATGCCGCACTGAAAGAGAAGAGGGAAAATGTCCTTCCTCTTTTTATCTTCGACACCGAAATCTTAGGGAAATTAAAAGATCGACGTGATGCGCGTGTGACTTTTATTCATCAGACCATCACGGAAATTAAGAAGGCACTTAATGAGAAGGGCTCTGACCTTTTGGTGCGCCACGGAAAACCTTTGGATGTCTTGAAACAACTGACTCAAGAAAAAGATGTGACGGCGATTTACACGAATCACGATTATGAACCCGCCGCACGCGAAAGAGATGAGAAGGTGTCGCATTGGGCGGCCCAACAGAATATTGATTTTAAAACGTTCAAGGATCAAACACTTTTTGAAAAGGATGAAATTCTCACGGACGCAAAAAAGCCTTATACGGTATTTACGCCTTATAAAAAGAAAGTTCTTTCCAGGCTAACAGACTTTTATCTGAAATCGTACCCGAACAAAAAATATGAAAAAGCCTACTTGAAATCCAGTCGTCCGGAAAAGATGCCATCTTTGATGGACATCGGTTTTGAGAAATCAAACTTGGATTTTCCTCCAGCGACGGTCTCAACAAAGATAATAAAAGAGTATGCAAAGACCCGCGATTTTCCGGCGCTGGAAAATGGAACCACTCGATTAGGTCTTCATTTAAGGTTCGGAACGGTGAGCATTCGTGAACTCGCTAGAATCGGAAAAAAGCACTCTGAAGTGTGGTTGAGCGAGCTGATCTGGCGCGATTTTTTTATGCAAATCCTATGGCATTTTCCTTTAGTTGAAAAACAAAGCTTTCGCCCCGAATACGATAGAATTGAATGGAGAAAATCCAAAAGAGATTTCGAACGTTGGTGCGAAGGAAAGACCGGGTATCCCTTGGTGGACGCGGGTATGAGACAGCTGAATGCTACTGGCTATATGCACAACCGGGTTCGTATGGTAACGGCCAGTTTTTTGTGTAAGCATCTGTTGACTTATTGGTATGAGGGCGAAAGATATTTTGCCGAGAAATTATTAGATTATGATTTGGCCGCGAACAACGGGAACTGGCAATGGGCCGCAGGGACGGGATGCGATGCCGCTCCTTACTTTCGAATTTTTAATCCCGAAGCCCAAGCAAAGAAGTTTGATCCTGATGAAGAATATATTAAAAAATGGGTTCCCGAACTAGGTACGGATAAATATCCTGAACCCATGATAGATCATGCAGAGGCCCGCGGCCGCTGTTTGCAAACCTATACAAAAGCTCTAAGAAAGTAG